The following are encoded in a window of Cryobacterium sp. CG_9.6 genomic DNA:
- a CDS encoding GH1 family beta-glucosidase — protein MYESALTGATWPKGFIWGSATAAAQVEGAGHEGGKEDSIWDAFARVPGAVHGGDNLEIADDHYHRMPTDVRLMRELGLDSYRFSTSWARVRPGDRAVNPEGLDFYSRLVDELLEAGILPWLTLYHWDLPQALEETGGWANRDTAFRFRDYAADVYAALGDRVTHWTTFNEPFCSSLLGYASGVHAPGRQEPRAAVAAVHHQHLAHGLAVNSLRALGAQQLGITLNLTNAIPRDAADPVDIDAARRLDSLANRIFLEPIVLGAYPADTLVDLEPCGLSDVILPGDLDIISAPIDFLGVNHYHDDLVSGHPDSAVGDSHSGGALRPSGSPWVGSEHLTFPRRDLPRTGMDWEVNPDGLRHLLVRLTAEYPTLPPLYITENGAAYDDDVSADGAVHDTERTAFVLSHIASVAEAIEQGADVRGYFLWSLLDNFEWSYGYDKRFGIVRVDYDTLERTIKDSGLTYARLIAEARSA, from the coding sequence ATGTATGAGAGCGCACTCACCGGGGCCACGTGGCCGAAGGGCTTTATCTGGGGATCGGCCACGGCCGCCGCACAGGTAGAGGGAGCCGGCCACGAGGGCGGTAAGGAAGATTCCATCTGGGACGCCTTCGCGCGGGTCCCGGGCGCCGTACACGGCGGCGACAACCTGGAGATTGCCGACGACCACTACCACCGCATGCCCACCGACGTGCGCCTTATGCGTGAACTCGGCCTCGACTCATATCGGTTCTCCACGAGTTGGGCACGCGTGCGGCCGGGTGATCGCGCCGTCAATCCGGAGGGTCTCGACTTCTACTCGCGTCTCGTCGACGAGCTGCTCGAGGCCGGCATCCTGCCCTGGCTTACCCTGTACCACTGGGACCTGCCGCAGGCCCTCGAGGAGACGGGCGGCTGGGCCAACCGCGACACGGCCTTTCGCTTTCGCGATTACGCAGCGGATGTCTACGCCGCGCTCGGCGACCGCGTCACCCACTGGACAACCTTCAATGAGCCGTTCTGCTCGTCCCTGTTGGGCTACGCGTCCGGCGTGCACGCCCCCGGCCGGCAGGAACCCCGAGCCGCGGTCGCTGCCGTGCATCACCAGCATCTCGCGCACGGCCTCGCGGTGAACAGCCTGCGCGCCCTCGGTGCACAGCAGCTCGGCATCACGCTCAACCTCACCAACGCCATCCCGCGTGACGCCGCCGACCCGGTGGACATCGACGCTGCCCGCCGGCTCGACTCGCTTGCGAATCGCATCTTTCTTGAGCCGATCGTGCTGGGCGCCTACCCCGCTGACACTCTCGTTGATCTCGAGCCCTGTGGCCTCAGCGACGTAATACTCCCCGGCGACCTCGACATCATCTCCGCTCCGATCGATTTTCTGGGTGTCAATCACTATCACGATGATCTCGTGAGTGGTCACCCGGACAGCGCGGTCGGCGACAGCCACTCGGGTGGCGCCTTGCGCCCCAGCGGCTCCCCGTGGGTGGGTTCGGAGCACCTCACGTTCCCGCGCCGGGACCTGCCGCGCACGGGCATGGATTGGGAAGTCAATCCCGACGGCCTGCGCCACCTGCTGGTGCGCCTCACTGCCGAGTACCCCACGCTGCCGCCGCTCTACATCACGGAGAACGGTGCGGCCTACGACGACGACGTCTCAGCGGATGGCGCGGTACACGACACCGAGCGCACCGCCTTCGTTCTCAGCCACATTGCATCCGTTGCCGAGGCCATCGAGCAGGGGGCCGATGTGCGCGGCTATTTCCTCTGGTCGTTACTCGACAACTTCGAGTGGTCCTACGGCTATGACAAGCGCTTCGGTATTGTGCGTGTGGACTATGACACCCTCGAGCGCACGATCAAAGACAGTGGCCTCACCTACGCTCGCCTCATCGCGGAGGCTCGCTCCGCCTGA
- a CDS encoding M15 family metallopeptidase: MPKNHEPDGGAQPPRRTVLFVVAALVCMSLAAASVVVGVVAGTPREADAAATSPSPLAFPPTRRPVPTAVPASTPVPTFNRAARDRDDPASLWVVVNKQRPLQPADHTPDDLVTVPVAHTWQPQLRQEASVAVIALFAAARDEAGLSLASNSAYRGFAAQTRVCSAAVSARGVASADQGIARPGSSEHQTGLAIDIGAESGRCSLNACFAETTEGQWLAQNAARFGFLLRYPADKVAITGYEFEPWHFRYIGPELAAEMRVKSTTTLEEFFGLPAAPRYP, encoded by the coding sequence GTGCCGAAGAATCACGAGCCCGACGGCGGCGCGCAACCGCCCCGCCGCACGGTGTTGTTCGTGGTTGCCGCCCTGGTGTGCATGTCGCTGGCCGCGGCATCCGTTGTGGTGGGAGTCGTGGCCGGTACGCCGAGAGAAGCGGATGCCGCAGCCACGTCCCCGAGTCCACTCGCGTTCCCGCCCACCCGGCGCCCGGTGCCTACTGCCGTGCCTGCGTCCACGCCGGTGCCGACCTTCAATCGGGCGGCGCGTGACCGTGATGATCCCGCCAGCCTGTGGGTGGTCGTGAACAAACAGCGACCGCTGCAGCCCGCCGACCACACGCCGGATGATCTCGTGACGGTTCCGGTGGCCCACACCTGGCAGCCGCAGCTGCGGCAGGAGGCATCCGTCGCCGTGATTGCCCTGTTCGCAGCCGCGCGCGACGAGGCCGGCCTCAGCCTTGCCTCCAACAGTGCCTACCGTGGTTTTGCCGCACAGACCCGGGTGTGCTCGGCCGCGGTGAGTGCCCGGGGAGTTGCGTCGGCCGATCAGGGTATTGCCAGGCCGGGAAGCAGCGAGCACCAGACGGGCCTCGCAATTGACATTGGCGCGGAGTCGGGACGGTGTTCCCTGAACGCGTGTTTCGCTGAAACCACGGAGGGACAGTGGCTGGCCCAGAATGCCGCGCGGTTCGGGTTTTTGCTGCGCTACCCCGCCGACAAAGTAGCGATAACCGGCTACGAGTTTGAGCCGTGGCACTTTCGCTACATCGGCCCGGAGCTGGCGGCGGAGATGCGCGTAAAGAGCACGACCACTCTCGAAGAATTCTTCGGTCTTCCGGCGGCGCCACGCTACCCCTAA
- a CDS encoding amidase domain-containing protein: protein MRPESSPEHRDQRHSRPRDQLDQGPHNTPRSTPRHGAPEQMSVADSGIAQLGRGPHNGAEMGADTAAGTASPPVQYLTRREALAQSRLAIAALEPVTPAAAESNAVVVPAILVAGTALPVVPTVAAAEHAVAVADAEPAAEPIAPVGNAEPVAAEPVAAEPIAFAAPAAAPAPALNAQATLIAATAPETPSPNLLPTFTSRAALKSHLATTKRRARRPAGAIRSKSRRHVVLISAVALACAPIVIALGLAYTGNSAGASGNASQAASAPTPSASVAPAPVVATEPTVSSMVSADSVTPIPEDGSSTGPVTGGTMVTLTGADLDTVATVTFGANAGTVVAATETTITIETPASTDYDPGVVPVELLNAAGTALVVMAEAPMATPAPDARSAPAPTASAVPEPLMFSYVPDPRITAQMAYVNAHWNDYNGAEYGVLRGNDCVNFASQSLIKRGWTMDDAWSFDLATNNYSLPWASSTAFDAYLLAHPERALPLTDEQRSEVKVGDIVQFDWDRSGDRDHTGIVTAVIKTDAGVQVEYAGHTFNTISQSVDESLANSGGTVSYWSIK, encoded by the coding sequence GTGCGCCCCGAATCCAGCCCAGAACACCGCGACCAGCGTCACAGCCGCCCCCGCGACCAGCTCGATCAGGGACCCCACAACACGCCGCGCAGCACTCCACGACACGGTGCCCCCGAGCAGATGTCTGTCGCCGACAGTGGGATCGCCCAGCTTGGCCGTGGCCCGCACAACGGCGCGGAAATGGGTGCCGACACGGCCGCCGGCACCGCTTCACCGCCCGTGCAGTACCTGACTCGACGCGAGGCTCTGGCTCAGTCGAGGCTCGCCATTGCCGCTCTGGAACCTGTGACGCCCGCTGCCGCTGAATCCAATGCTGTCGTCGTGCCCGCGATCCTCGTTGCTGGCACTGCCCTACCCGTCGTGCCCACGGTCGCGGCCGCCGAACATGCCGTCGCCGTCGCGGACGCAGAACCCGCCGCCGAACCGATCGCGCCCGTCGGCAACGCCGAACCAGTCGCCGCCGAACCAGTCGCCGCCGAACCGATCGCGTTCGCCGCGCCCGCTGCGGCTCCCGCCCCGGCCCTCAACGCGCAGGCCACCCTCATCGCCGCCACCGCGCCCGAGACACCCAGCCCGAATCTCCTACCCACATTCACCAGCCGCGCCGCACTGAAGAGCCACCTGGCCACGACCAAGCGTCGTGCGCGACGCCCGGCCGGCGCCATCCGCTCGAAGAGTCGCCGGCACGTCGTGCTCATCAGCGCCGTGGCCTTGGCCTGTGCCCCCATCGTCATTGCACTCGGGCTCGCCTACACGGGTAACTCAGCCGGAGCGTCGGGGAACGCCTCGCAAGCCGCCTCCGCGCCGACACCCTCGGCCAGCGTCGCCCCCGCCCCCGTCGTGGCGACCGAACCCACCGTCAGCAGCATGGTCTCCGCCGATTCCGTGACGCCGATCCCCGAAGACGGCTCGTCAACGGGTCCGGTCACCGGGGGCACCATGGTCACGCTCACCGGAGCCGACCTCGACACCGTCGCCACGGTCACCTTCGGGGCCAACGCGGGCACCGTCGTGGCCGCAACCGAGACCACCATCACGATTGAGACTCCGGCATCGACCGACTACGACCCCGGTGTCGTTCCGGTGGAGCTCCTCAACGCGGCCGGCACGGCACTCGTCGTCATGGCCGAGGCTCCCATGGCCACGCCTGCACCGGACGCCCGGTCTGCGCCCGCGCCCACGGCATCCGCTGTTCCGGAACCCTTGATGTTCAGCTACGTTCCCGACCCCCGCATTACGGCCCAAATGGCCTACGTGAACGCCCACTGGAACGATTACAACGGCGCCGAATATGGCGTCCTCAGGGGCAACGACTGCGTCAACTTCGCGAGCCAGTCGCTCATCAAGCGCGGCTGGACCATGGATGACGCCTGGTCCTTCGACCTGGCAACCAACAATTACAGCCTCCCGTGGGCCAGCTCCACCGCGTTCGACGCGTACCTGCTGGCTCACCCTGAGCGCGCGCTTCCCCTCACCGACGAGCAGCGCTCCGAGGTGAAAGTGGGCGATATTGTGCAGTTCGACTGGGATCGCTCGGGAGACCGCGACCACACCGGCATCGTCACGGCCGTCATCAAAACGGATGCCGGCGTGCAGGTTGAATACGCCGGTCACACCTTCAACACCATCAGTCAGTCCGTCGACGAGTCACTGGCGAACTCTGGTGGCACCGTCTCGTACTGGAGCATCAAGTAA